In the genome of Deltaproteobacteria bacterium, one region contains:
- a CDS encoding PAS domain S-box protein: MKNRQIDFRELIDSLPQSVFEMDLEGNLTFANRHAGETFGFTGEDIEKGIDIFRVLDSGSRDRVEENILRAVNGLKPNGNEYKARRKDGSSLFVHVYAAPIRRDGNVVGFRGIIADITAKGGSGTELQEAIYRVNVEKARLEGIIDAMGDGISIVDRDFKVLYQNNAHRDIVGPHVGEYCYEAYHKLPAVCDDCPMEKVFRTSKVHRIERSVAADRGLKHVQMSASPLKDAAGNIVGGIGVARDITEKRRMEEELIQSRKLESLGVLAGGIAHDFNNLLTAIRGNIALSMMASAQGKKEGQRLLEAEKACLLAQNLTQQLLTFSKGGAPVRSAASIRDLIDESAVFALRGSDVRCEFSFPADLWPADVDAGQISQVVNNLILNADQAMPDGGSIRIEGENFTAAPGNSLLLKEGKYVKVSISDHGIGIPPENLDKIFDPYFTTKPKGSGLGLTTVYSIINRHGGNIVVESEPGKGTTFRFYLPASGKQAAPESRTDETVFRGVGKILVMDDEQIILDVIGEMLTKLGYRVSVVRDGDEASRLYLRALETGEPYDAVILDLTVPGGTGGVEVVRRLREADPGVAAIVSSGYSNDPVLSNHAHYGFRGRVRKPFTIQELSREIHLVMRRG; this comes from the coding sequence ATGAAGAACCGTCAAATCGACTTCAGGGAGTTGATCGATTCCCTGCCTCAGTCGGTATTCGAAATGGACCTGGAAGGAAACCTGACGTTCGCGAATCGCCACGCCGGCGAAACCTTCGGATTTACCGGTGAGGATATCGAGAAGGGGATCGATATCTTCCGGGTTCTCGATTCCGGCAGCAGGGACCGGGTGGAAGAGAACATCCTGCGCGCGGTGAACGGGCTGAAACCCAACGGCAACGAATACAAGGCCAGGCGGAAGGACGGCTCGTCGTTGTTCGTTCACGTGTACGCTGCTCCGATCCGGCGGGACGGCAACGTCGTGGGCTTCCGGGGGATCATCGCGGACATCACCGCGAAAGGCGGCAGCGGGACGGAGCTTCAGGAGGCGATCTATCGTGTCAATGTGGAGAAGGCCAGGCTGGAAGGCATCATCGATGCCATGGGGGACGGGATCAGCATAGTCGACAGGGATTTCAAGGTGCTGTACCAGAACAACGCGCACAGGGACATAGTCGGGCCGCACGTCGGCGAATATTGCTACGAGGCGTATCACAAGCTGCCCGCAGTGTGCGATGACTGCCCGATGGAAAAAGTCTTCAGGACAAGCAAGGTTCACAGGATCGAACGGTCCGTGGCGGCGGACCGGGGATTGAAACACGTACAGATGTCCGCTTCGCCGCTCAAGGACGCGGCGGGAAACATCGTGGGAGGGATCGGGGTCGCACGGGACATAACGGAAAAGAGGAGGATGGAGGAGGAACTGATCCAGTCGAGGAAGCTCGAATCGCTCGGCGTGCTTGCAGGCGGCATCGCCCACGACTTCAACAACCTCCTTACAGCCATCAGGGGGAACATCGCCCTGTCCATGATGGCCTCCGCCCAGGGGAAGAAGGAGGGCCAGCGGCTGCTGGAAGCTGAGAAGGCATGCCTTCTCGCACAGAACCTGACGCAGCAGCTTCTCACGTTCTCCAAGGGAGGCGCACCCGTAAGGAGCGCCGCTTCCATACGTGACCTGATCGACGAATCCGCCGTGTTCGCCCTGCGCGGATCCGACGTCCGGTGCGAATTTTCCTTCCCTGCCGATCTCTGGCCGGCGGACGTGGACGCGGGCCAGATCAGCCAGGTCGTCAACAACTTGATACTGAACGCCGACCAGGCGATGCCGGACGGGGGATCGATCCGGATCGAGGGTGAGAATTTCACGGCTGCGCCGGGGAATTCCCTGCTCCTCAAGGAAGGAAAGTACGTAAAGGTCTCCATAAGCGACCATGGGATCGGGATCCCGCCGGAAAACCTCGACAAGATATTCGACCCGTACTTCACCACGAAACCCAAGGGGTCAGGACTGGGGCTGACCACGGTCTATTCCATCATTAACAGGCACGGCGGGAACATCGTCGTGGAATCGGAACCGGGGAAGGGGACGACGTTCCGCTTTTACCTCCCCGCTTCCGGGAAGCAGGCGGCACCCGAATCCAGGACGGATGAGACGGTATTCCGCGGGGTGGGGAAAATCCTTGTGATGGATGACGAGCAGATCATCCTCGACGTTATCGGCGAGATGCTCACGAAACTCGGCTACCGCGTGAGCGTCGTCCGTGACGGGGATGAGGCGTCCCGGCTCTATCTGCGCGCCCTTGAGACAGGCGAGCCGTACGATGCGGTCATCCTGGACCTGACGGTCCCCGGGGGGACGGGGGGAGTGGAGGTCGTGCGGAGACTGCGGGAGGCCGATCCGGGCGTGGCGGCGATCGTCTCGAGCGGATATTCCAACGACCCGGTCCTGTCGAACCACGCGCACTACGGGTTCCGGGGCAGGGTGAGGAAGCCGTTCACGATCCAGGAGTTGAGCCGGGAAATCCATCTAGTGATGAGACGGGGTTAA
- a CDS encoding NAD-dependent deacetylase, whose protein sequence is MDLLEACRRAADAIGKARALVIASGAGMGVDSGLPDFRGEKGFWNAYPMYERLGITFVGAANPAHFGRDPAFGWGFYGHRANLYRSTEPHEGFRILRGWVERFGLKKFIVTSNVDGHFQKAGFGEEDVLEIHGSIHHLQCLSPCTDEIWPNREEIPVNEETMRALRIPSCIRCGGTARPNILMFGDFSWLSNRTDCQENRFDRFLEENMGGETAVVEIGAGTAIPTIRSMCERMGRRTGATVIRINPGEPWIDDPHLSIPDGSLAALRTIEGFLSR, encoded by the coding sequence ATGGACCTGCTGGAAGCGTGCCGGCGTGCGGCGGATGCGATAGGGAAGGCGCGGGCGCTTGTGATCGCCTCTGGAGCGGGGATGGGAGTGGATTCCGGGCTGCCGGATTTCCGGGGAGAAAAGGGATTCTGGAACGCCTACCCGATGTACGAGAGACTCGGGATAACCTTTGTCGGCGCAGCCAATCCCGCGCATTTCGGCCGCGATCCAGCGTTCGGCTGGGGTTTCTACGGACACCGCGCCAACCTCTACCGCAGCACGGAGCCTCATGAAGGTTTTCGTATCCTTCGGGGGTGGGTGGAACGATTCGGGCTGAAAAAATTCATAGTCACATCCAACGTGGACGGCCATTTCCAGAAGGCCGGTTTCGGGGAGGAGGATGTGCTGGAAATTCACGGATCGATCCATCACCTTCAATGCCTTTCACCCTGCACCGATGAAATCTGGCCGAATCGCGAGGAGATTCCCGTAAACGAGGAAACCATGCGGGCGCTCAGGATTCCGTCGTGCATCCGGTGCGGAGGCACGGCAAGACCCAATATCCTGATGTTCGGCGATTTTTCATGGCTGAGCAACCGAACCGATTGCCAGGAAAACCGGTTCGACAGGTTCCTCGAAGAGAACATGGGCGGCGAGACGGCGGTCGTCGAAATCGGCGCCGGGACCGCGATTCCGACGATACGGAGCATGTGCGAACGAATGGGGCGGCGGACAGGCGCGACCGTAATCCGGATCAATCCGGGGGAGCCATGGATCGACGACCCCCACCTGTCGATCCCGGATGGTTCGCTTGCGGCGCTCCGAACGATAGAGGGGTTTCTTTCCCGATAG
- the mdh gene encoding malate dehydrogenase, whose translation MARKKIAIIGGGQIGGVLAQLCALRELGDVVLFDIVEGMPQGKCLDIAEASKVDGFDVTLKGTNNYADISGSDVVIVTAGLPRKPGMSRDDLIEVNSKIMTQVSEGIKKFASNAFVIVISNPLDAMVTLCQRITGIPYNKIIGQAGVLDSARFATFISWELGVSVRDVTAMTLGGHGDDMVPLVRYTSVAGIPVMELLERKYGSAAKAKEVMEAMVNRTRKAGGEVVALLKTGSAFYSPASSTLAMVESILKDQKRVLASCVYLNGEFGVKGYFVGVPCVLGANGVEKIIEFKLDAGEQALMDKSVAAVKGLVDTLK comes from the coding sequence ATGGCAAGGAAGAAGATTGCGATTATCGGTGGCGGTCAGATCGGCGGAGTGCTCGCCCAGCTTTGCGCACTGCGCGAACTCGGCGACGTCGTGTTGTTCGATATCGTCGAGGGAATGCCTCAAGGCAAGTGCCTCGACATCGCGGAGGCCTCCAAGGTTGACGGGTTCGACGTTACGCTTAAGGGAACCAACAACTACGCGGACATCTCCGGCTCCGACGTCGTCATAGTGACGGCGGGCCTCCCGCGCAAGCCCGGCATGAGCCGCGACGACCTGATCGAAGTCAACTCCAAGATCATGACCCAGGTCTCCGAGGGGATAAAGAAATTCGCCTCCAACGCGTTCGTCATCGTCATCTCCAACCCCCTGGACGCCATGGTCACCCTCTGCCAGCGGATCACCGGCATCCCGTACAACAAGATCATCGGCCAGGCCGGAGTCCTCGACTCGGCCCGGTTCGCGACGTTCATCTCCTGGGAGCTCGGCGTCTCCGTCCGCGACGTGACGGCGATGACCCTGGGCGGGCACGGCGACGACATGGTGCCCCTCGTCCGGTACACCAGCGTGGCCGGCATTCCCGTGATGGAGCTGCTGGAGAGGAAGTACGGCAGCGCCGCCAAGGCGAAGGAAGTCATGGAAGCCATGGTGAACCGCACCCGCAAGGCGGGCGGCGAAGTGGTCGCCCTGCTCAAGACCGGGTCCGCGTTCTACTCCCCCGCCTCCTCCACCCTCGCCATGGTCGAGTCTATCCTGAAGGACCAGAAGCGAGTCCTCGCCTCCTGCGTCTACCTGAACGGAGAGTTCGGGGTTAAGGGATATTTCGTGGGCGTGCCCTGCGTGCTGGGCGCCAACGGCGTGGAGAAGATCATCGAGTTCAAGCTCGACGCCGGAGAGCAGGCGTTGATGGACAAGTCGGTCGCCGCCGTGAAGGGGCTGGTCGACACGCTTAAATAA
- a CDS encoding histone deacetylase, with translation MPRSSLPTGIFYHPSFSRRSYLTVGSRLADFPGAMDTVLKGGRARMYEPGPVSAELLLKVHTPDLIEGVKADPLCSTAWHSAGGVVTAGEKIAEGEIANAFAFIGAGGHHSGSNFFGGYCCFNDVALCIVNLREKFGWRRFAILDTDAHHGDGTRDLFLDDTDILHVCVCGMSHESPDGTKVDLPFPDPGEGRWTGGSMNDLYFDTVSREFPARARSFRPDLVFWYFGFDTHQGDYGDIGLTGPCYWNIAALMRDLSEEICGGRLEVVLGGGSHTRLATYLIPPILDTLAGTG, from the coding sequence ATGCCCCGCTCCAGCCTCCCAACGGGAATTTTCTATCACCCCTCCTTTTCAAGGCGAAGCTATCTTACCGTCGGATCGAGGCTGGCGGACTTTCCCGGTGCCATGGACACGGTGCTGAAGGGCGGCCGGGCGAGGATGTACGAACCCGGACCCGTATCCGCCGAATTGCTGCTTAAGGTCCACACCCCGGACCTGATCGAAGGCGTGAAGGCGGATCCCCTCTGCTCCACAGCATGGCACTCCGCGGGCGGCGTGGTGACGGCGGGGGAAAAAATCGCGGAAGGTGAAATCGCCAACGCCTTCGCATTCATCGGCGCGGGCGGACACCATTCGGGAAGCAATTTTTTCGGCGGATATTGCTGCTTCAACGATGTCGCCCTTTGCATCGTCAACCTGCGTGAAAAATTCGGGTGGAGGCGTTTCGCCATACTGGACACCGACGCCCATCACGGCGACGGCACCCGCGATCTCTTCCTTGACGATACCGACATCCTCCACGTCTGCGTGTGCGGAATGAGCCACGAATCGCCCGACGGAACGAAAGTCGATCTCCCGTTCCCCGACCCCGGCGAAGGGCGGTGGACCGGCGGATCGATGAACGACCTCTATTTCGATACGGTTTCCCGCGAGTTCCCCGCACGGGCGCGAAGCTTCCGCCCCGACCTGGTGTTCTGGTATTTCGGATTCGACACTCATCAGGGTGATTACGGCGACATCGGCCTTACAGGCCCCTGCTACTGGAATATCGCCGCCCTTATGCGGGACCTGTCGGAAGAAATCTGCGGGGGAAGGCTTGAAGTGGTTCTGGGCGGCGGTTCACATACCCGGTTGGCGACGTATCTGATACCCCCGATTCTCGATACGTTGGCAGGAACCGGCTGA
- a CDS encoding GGDEF domain-containing protein, protein MDSFPFLIAKSVLLILAAALIVEYVIRRRTLHREAVQNNYRQQQLTDLSQELHRLKKTLARKNEIANSIPLIAKKLTERLPQDALPSIAVRCAKDLFHARQAGFFAPVDDTSDYTLEVGVGFPQDWQGNIRIKSDEGILGMALQKKVVVARVDSLSSAGRRLSQQSLEQMNVFPDFVAPVFGVSGIMGVLVVAGSPLPLDEERKNISMLADLFSVALRNATLIDSGITRTWADHLTGVSNRLHFLQRFEIEIRRAENYGQAISLFMFDIDEFKNINDTYGHTAGDQVIKKLAEIVRHNTRSSDLVGRYGGDEFMVLMTSSNMEQAQKYADQLRGKIAGTGISLPGYADPVRITISGGLAVYPANGITTTELMNAADAALYEAKRTGRNRMIVAQSLGLDGSVICHHAAKDEKIPQPETGPEDGVLPPAPPLKEIIK, encoded by the coding sequence GTGGATTCATTTCCGTTCCTTATCGCGAAATCGGTCCTGCTGATCCTCGCGGCGGCTCTGATTGTGGAGTACGTGATCAGGAGACGGACCCTGCATCGGGAGGCCGTCCAGAACAATTACAGGCAGCAGCAATTGACCGATCTGTCCCAGGAGTTGCACCGCCTCAAGAAAACCCTGGCGCGGAAGAACGAAATCGCCAACTCCATACCGCTGATCGCAAAGAAACTCACCGAAAGGCTGCCGCAGGACGCCCTCCCTTCGATCGCAGTGCGTTGCGCCAAGGACCTGTTCCATGCGAGGCAGGCGGGTTTCTTCGCGCCCGTGGACGATACCTCCGATTACACGCTGGAAGTAGGGGTCGGTTTCCCGCAGGACTGGCAGGGAAACATAAGGATCAAATCGGACGAAGGAATCCTCGGTATGGCCCTCCAGAAGAAGGTGGTCGTCGCCCGGGTGGATTCCCTTTCCTCGGCAGGACGGCGCCTGTCGCAGCAGTCCCTTGAGCAGATGAACGTTTTTCCCGATTTCGTCGCCCCGGTATTCGGCGTATCGGGAATCATGGGGGTTCTCGTGGTCGCGGGAAGTCCCCTTCCCCTCGACGAGGAACGGAAAAACATTTCCATGCTGGCCGACCTCTTTTCCGTGGCTTTGCGTAACGCCACCTTGATCGATTCGGGCATCACCAGGACGTGGGCCGATCATCTCACCGGCGTATCGAACCGGCTGCATTTCCTTCAGAGATTCGAAATCGAGATCCGCCGGGCGGAAAACTACGGCCAGGCCATTTCCCTCTTCATGTTCGATATCGACGAGTTCAAGAACATAAACGACACCTACGGGCACACCGCGGGAGACCAGGTTATAAAGAAGCTGGCGGAGATAGTCCGCCATAACACCAGAAGCTCGGACCTTGTCGGACGCTACGGCGGCGATGAGTTCATGGTGCTGATGACGTCGTCGAACATGGAACAGGCGCAGAAGTACGCCGATCAACTGAGGGGAAAAATCGCGGGCACGGGTATCTCTCTCCCCGGCTATGCCGATCCCGTGCGGATCACGATAAGCGGCGGCCTGGCGGTCTATCCTGCCAACGGGATCACGACGACCGAACTGATGAACGCGGCCGATGCCGCGCTCTACGAGGCGAAACGTACCGGCCGGAACAGGATGATCGTGGCGCAATCCCTGGGGCTGGACGGAAGCGTCATCTGCCACCATGCCGCGAAAGACGAAAAAATCCCGCAGCCGGAAACCGGACCGGAGGACGGGGTTCTTCCGCCTG